In Primulina huaijiensis isolate GDHJ02 chromosome 4, ASM1229523v2, whole genome shotgun sequence, a genomic segment contains:
- the LOC140974802 gene encoding omega-hydroxypalmitate O-feruloyl transferase-like yields MILSSMDLKDGSKVVELAVKRGEPTLVPPADETVKGLYFLSNLDQNIAVMVRTIYCYKSGEKANENVGEVIKDALSKILVDYYPLAGRLTISSEMKLIVDCTGEGVVFIEAEADCEMGELGDIKRLDQETLGKLVYDIPSAKSALEIPPLVTQVTKFKCGGFVIGLCMNHCMFDGIGAMEFVNCWSEITRGIPLKIPPFIDRSILKSRNPPHFEFPHHEFAEIEDISNISELYNNQEMHYKSFCFDPEKLQKIKNKASEDHQTLQKCSTFEALTAFVWRARIQALNLNPHQQTKLLFPVNARSRLEPPIPEKYFGNAIVLTSSLCSVGEVLENPLSYTVKLVQEAVKMVTDEYIRSAIDYVEVTRAKPSLTATLLITTWSRLSFHTTDFGWGKPAVSVPVVLPGKELVLFLPHGEERKSVNVVLGLPASAMQIFGQLVLQI; encoded by the exons TAAGGGCCTCTACTTCTTGTCGAATCTTGATCAGAATATAGCGGTTATGGTACGTACGATCTACTGCTATAAATCAGGGGAGAAAGCCAATGAAAATGTTGGTGAAGTGATCAAGGATGCATTGTCAAAAATCCTTGTGGATTACTATCCACTCGCGGGGCGTCTTACTATTAGCTCTGAGATGAAACTCATAGTGGATTGTACTGGAGAAGGGGTTGTTTTTATTGAAGCTGAGGCAGATTGTGAAATGGGAGAGTTGGGAGATATTAAGAGGCTTGATCAAGAGACACTTGGGAAGCTTGTTTATGACATTCCTAGTGCAAAAAGTGCATTGGAAATTCCTCCCTTGGTGACTCAA GTGACAAAATTCAAATGCGGGGGCTTTGTTATTGGACTGTGCATGAACCATTGCATGTTCGATGGGATTGGAGCAATGGAATTTGTGAATTGTTGGAGTGAGATAACAAGAGGAATCCCGCTTAAAATCCCTCCATTCATCGACAGAAGCATCCTCAAATCAAGAAACCCTCCCCACTTCGAATTCCCCCACCATGAATTTGCAGAGATTGAAGACATATCCAACATTTCTGAACTTTATAACAATCAAGAAATGCACTACAAATCCTTCTGTTTCGACCCCGAAAAACTccagaaaataaaaaacaaagccTCGGAAGATCACCAAACCCTACAAAAGTGCAGCACATTCGAAGCCCTTACCGCATTCGTTTGGCGAGCCCGAATCCAGGCACTGAACCTGAATCCACACCAACAAACGAAACTCCTATTCCCAGTCAATGCACGATCAAGACTAGAACCACCCATCCCGGAAAAGTACTTTGGGAATGCAATAGTTTTAACAAGCTCACTCTGCAGTGTAGGAGAGGTACTAGAAAACCCGCTTTCGTACACCGTAAAACTAGTTCAAGAAGCTGTTAAAATGGTGACAGATGAGTATATAAGATCAGCTATAGATTATGTCGAAGTGACTCGAGCTAAGCCATCTTTAACTGCAACCTTGCTGATTACTACTTGGTCCAGGCTATCGTTTCATACAACAGATTTTGGCTGGGGGAAGCCGGCTGTATCGGTGCCGGTCGTGTTGCCGGGAAAAGAATTAGTTCTGTTTCTTCCTCATGGCGAAGAAAGGAAGAGTGTTAATGTGGTGCTTGGATTGCCAGCTTCTGCTATGCAGATATTTGGACAGCTGGTGCTGCAAATATAG
- the LOC140974803 gene encoding protein TAPETUM DETERMINANT 1-like — MRPESSLRRRRIASFTAVLAVTFSFLVIQTYSGHYKSQVGKVLSRKKNFRETKNAPSVNTHRKLLVLAPRKEDEKGNERKVEPNRIWSERCSKSDIVISQGATEPLPNGIPTYTVEIMNVCVSGCDISAIHFSCGWFSSARLVNPRIFKRLRFDDCLVNDGNPLVNGRTLSFQYANTFRYPLSVSSVTC, encoded by the exons ATGAGGCCCGAATCATCATTACGGCGGCGAAGAATCGCTTCATTTACTGCGGTTTTGGCGGTCACATTCTCGTTCCTCGTCATTCAAACCTATTCAG GTCATTATAAATCGCAGGTCGGTAAAGTTTTATCTCGGAAGAAGAATTTTAGGGAAACCAAGAACGCACCCTCTGTCAATACTCATCGCAAGCTGCTTGTTCTTG CTCCAAGAAAAGAAGATGAAAAGGGTAATGAAAGGAAAGTGGAGCCCAACAGAATCTGGAGCGAAAGGTGTTCAAAATCAGACATAGTGATCAGCCAGGGCGCCACGGAGCCGCTGCCCAACGGCATCCCCACGTACACGGTGGAGATAATGAACGTCTGCGTCTCCGGCTGCGACATCTCCGCCATCCACTTCAGCTGCGGCTGGTTCAGCTCTGCCCGCCTCGTCAATCCCAGAATCTTCAAACGCCTCCGATTCGACGACTGTCTCGTTAACGACGGAAACCCACTCGTCAACGGCCGCACGCTCTCCTTCCAATACGCCAACACCTTCCGCTACCCCCTCTCCGTCTCCTCCGTCACTTGCTGA